In a genomic window of Anomalospiza imberbis isolate Cuckoo-Finch-1a 21T00152 chromosome 5, ASM3175350v1, whole genome shotgun sequence:
- the TMEM19 gene encoding transmembrane protein 19 isoform X2 → MRGEAAGRDGGGARGPREQVLSFLLPMSYYQEDFFREYLKMMANMVILNLLICISLAFWIVSMTANTYYGTLRPISPWRWLFSVLVPLIIATQGFKKKSLDHSGALGGLVVGFILTVANYSFFSSLFVFFVTSSKLTKWKKDIKKQIDSEYKEGGQRNWVQVFCNGGVPTELALLYMIENGPGEIPIDFSKEYTASWMCLSLLGALACSAGDTWASEIGSVMSKSKPRLITTWEQVPVGTNGAVTLVGLISSLLGGMTVGIAYFITQLIFVTDLEISAPQWPIIVFGAAAGLLGSIVDSYLGATMQYSGFDQTIGMVVNHQTKDSKHISGKPILDNNAVNLFSSVIIALVLPGTAWFFWPRG, encoded by the exons AtgcgcggggaggcggcggggcgggaTGGTGGCGGCGCCCGCGGCCCCCGGGAGCAG GTGTTGTCCTTCTTGCTTCCCATGTCCTATTACCAGGAGGATTTCTTCAGAGAATACCTCAAGATGATGGCGAATATGGTCATCCTGAACTTGCTCATCTGTATTTCGCTGGCGTTCTGGATCGTGTCCATGACTGCAAATACGTACTACG GTACTTTACGACCTATTTCTCCATGGCGCTGGCTTTTTTCAGTCTTGGTTCCACTAATTATTGCTACACAGGGTTTTAAGAAGAAGAGTCTTGATCACAGTGGTGCATTGGGAG gACTGGTGGTTGGATTTATCCTTACAGTCGCAAATTATagtttcttctcttctttgtttgtattttttgttacTTCTTCAAAACTTACTAAGTGGAAAAAAGATATAAAGAAGCAAATAGATTCAGAATACAAAGAAG GTGGCCAGAGGAATTGGGTTCAGGTATTCTGTAATGGTGGTGTTCCTACTGAGCTGGCTCTCTTATATATGATAGAAAATGGACCAGGTGAAATTCCTATTGACTTCTCAAAGGAATACACAGCGTCATGGATGTGCTTATCCCTTTTGGGAGCTTTGGCATGCTCTGCTGGTGATACATGGGCTTCAGAGATTGGTAGTGTTATGAGTAAAAGCAAACCAAGATTGATAACAACCTGGGAACAGGTTCCAGTAG GTACTAATGGAGCAGTTACTTTAGTGGGCCTGATCTCAAGTTTGCTTGGAGGCATGACAGTAGGTATAGCCTACTTTATAACTCAACTCATTTTTGTGACTGATCTGGAAATATCTGCTCCACAATGGCCCATTATAGTGTTTGGTGCAGCAGCTGGCCTACTGGGATCAATAGTTGATTCGTATTTGGGAGCTACGATGCAATACAGTG GTTTTGACCAGACAATTGGCATGGTTGTTAACCACCAAACAAAAGACTCCAAGCACATATCTGGAAAACCTATATTAGACAACAATGCCGtaaatcttttttcttctgtaatcATTGCTCTGGTGCTTCCAGGCACAGCATGGTTTTTCTGGCCAAGGGGTTGA
- the TMEM19 gene encoding transmembrane protein 19 isoform X4 → MSYYQEDFFREYLKMMANMVILNLLICISLAFWIVSMTANTYYGTLRPISPWRWLFSVLVPLIIATQGFKKKSLDHSGALGGLVVGFILTVANYSFFSSLFVFFVTSSKLTKWKKDIKKQIDSEYKEGGQRNWVQVFCNGGVPTELALLYMIENGPGEIPIDFSKEYTASWMCLSLLGALACSAGDTWASEIGSVMSKSKPRLITTWEQVPVGTNGAVTLVGLISSLLGGMTVGIAYFITQLIFVTDLEISAPQWPIIVFGAAAGLLGSIVDSYLGATMQYSGFDQTIGMVVNHQTKDSKHISGKPILDNNAVNLFSSVIIALVLPGTAWFFWPRG, encoded by the exons ATGTCCTATTACCAGGAGGATTTCTTCAGAGAATACCTCAAGATGATGGCGAATATGGTCATCCTGAACTTGCTCATCTGTATTTCGCTGGCGTTCTGGATCGTGTCCATGACTGCAAATACGTACTACG GTACTTTACGACCTATTTCTCCATGGCGCTGGCTTTTTTCAGTCTTGGTTCCACTAATTATTGCTACACAGGGTTTTAAGAAGAAGAGTCTTGATCACAGTGGTGCATTGGGAG gACTGGTGGTTGGATTTATCCTTACAGTCGCAAATTATagtttcttctcttctttgtttgtattttttgttacTTCTTCAAAACTTACTAAGTGGAAAAAAGATATAAAGAAGCAAATAGATTCAGAATACAAAGAAG GTGGCCAGAGGAATTGGGTTCAGGTATTCTGTAATGGTGGTGTTCCTACTGAGCTGGCTCTCTTATATATGATAGAAAATGGACCAGGTGAAATTCCTATTGACTTCTCAAAGGAATACACAGCGTCATGGATGTGCTTATCCCTTTTGGGAGCTTTGGCATGCTCTGCTGGTGATACATGGGCTTCAGAGATTGGTAGTGTTATGAGTAAAAGCAAACCAAGATTGATAACAACCTGGGAACAGGTTCCAGTAG GTACTAATGGAGCAGTTACTTTAGTGGGCCTGATCTCAAGTTTGCTTGGAGGCATGACAGTAGGTATAGCCTACTTTATAACTCAACTCATTTTTGTGACTGATCTGGAAATATCTGCTCCACAATGGCCCATTATAGTGTTTGGTGCAGCAGCTGGCCTACTGGGATCAATAGTTGATTCGTATTTGGGAGCTACGATGCAATACAGTG GTTTTGACCAGACAATTGGCATGGTTGTTAACCACCAAACAAAAGACTCCAAGCACATATCTGGAAAACCTATATTAGACAACAATGCCGtaaatcttttttcttctgtaatcATTGCTCTGGTGCTTCCAGGCACAGCATGGTTTTTCTGGCCAAGGGGTTGA
- the TMEM19 gene encoding transmembrane protein 19 isoform X3, with amino-acid sequence MSASVRAGSAPGAVLSFLLPMSYYQEDFFREYLKMMANMVILNLLICISLAFWIVSMTANTYYGTLRPISPWRWLFSVLVPLIIATQGFKKKSLDHSGALGGLVVGFILTVANYSFFSSLFVFFVTSSKLTKWKKDIKKQIDSEYKEGGQRNWVQVFCNGGVPTELALLYMIENGPGEIPIDFSKEYTASWMCLSLLGALACSAGDTWASEIGSVMSKSKPRLITTWEQVPVGTNGAVTLVGLISSLLGGMTVGIAYFITQLIFVTDLEISAPQWPIIVFGAAAGLLGSIVDSYLGATMQYSGFDQTIGMVVNHQTKDSKHISGKPILDNNAVNLFSSVIIALVLPGTAWFFWPRG; translated from the exons ATGAGCGCCTCGGTGCGAGCCGGCAGCGCCCCGGGGGCG GTGTTGTCCTTCTTGCTTCCCATGTCCTATTACCAGGAGGATTTCTTCAGAGAATACCTCAAGATGATGGCGAATATGGTCATCCTGAACTTGCTCATCTGTATTTCGCTGGCGTTCTGGATCGTGTCCATGACTGCAAATACGTACTACG GTACTTTACGACCTATTTCTCCATGGCGCTGGCTTTTTTCAGTCTTGGTTCCACTAATTATTGCTACACAGGGTTTTAAGAAGAAGAGTCTTGATCACAGTGGTGCATTGGGAG gACTGGTGGTTGGATTTATCCTTACAGTCGCAAATTATagtttcttctcttctttgtttgtattttttgttacTTCTTCAAAACTTACTAAGTGGAAAAAAGATATAAAGAAGCAAATAGATTCAGAATACAAAGAAG GTGGCCAGAGGAATTGGGTTCAGGTATTCTGTAATGGTGGTGTTCCTACTGAGCTGGCTCTCTTATATATGATAGAAAATGGACCAGGTGAAATTCCTATTGACTTCTCAAAGGAATACACAGCGTCATGGATGTGCTTATCCCTTTTGGGAGCTTTGGCATGCTCTGCTGGTGATACATGGGCTTCAGAGATTGGTAGTGTTATGAGTAAAAGCAAACCAAGATTGATAACAACCTGGGAACAGGTTCCAGTAG GTACTAATGGAGCAGTTACTTTAGTGGGCCTGATCTCAAGTTTGCTTGGAGGCATGACAGTAGGTATAGCCTACTTTATAACTCAACTCATTTTTGTGACTGATCTGGAAATATCTGCTCCACAATGGCCCATTATAGTGTTTGGTGCAGCAGCTGGCCTACTGGGATCAATAGTTGATTCGTATTTGGGAGCTACGATGCAATACAGTG GTTTTGACCAGACAATTGGCATGGTTGTTAACCACCAAACAAAAGACTCCAAGCACATATCTGGAAAACCTATATTAGACAACAATGCCGtaaatcttttttcttctgtaatcATTGCTCTGGTGCTTCCAGGCACAGCATGGTTTTTCTGGCCAAGGGGTTGA
- the TMEM19 gene encoding transmembrane protein 19 isoform X1 yields MSASVRAGSAPGAVRAGPGRGSGRAGGERGGEGGGGGVADALRLVFSHQVLSFLLPMSYYQEDFFREYLKMMANMVILNLLICISLAFWIVSMTANTYYGTLRPISPWRWLFSVLVPLIIATQGFKKKSLDHSGALGGLVVGFILTVANYSFFSSLFVFFVTSSKLTKWKKDIKKQIDSEYKEGGQRNWVQVFCNGGVPTELALLYMIENGPGEIPIDFSKEYTASWMCLSLLGALACSAGDTWASEIGSVMSKSKPRLITTWEQVPVGTNGAVTLVGLISSLLGGMTVGIAYFITQLIFVTDLEISAPQWPIIVFGAAAGLLGSIVDSYLGATMQYSGFDQTIGMVVNHQTKDSKHISGKPILDNNAVNLFSSVIIALVLPGTAWFFWPRG; encoded by the exons ATGAGCGCCTCGGTGCGAGCCGGCAGCGCCCCGGGGGCGGtgcgggccgggcccggccgcggcTCCGGCCGGGcgggaggagaaagaggaggagaaggaggtggtgGCGGTGTCGCTGATGCCCTGCGCCTTGTGTTTTCCCATCAGGTGTTGTCCTTCTTGCTTCCCATGTCCTATTACCAGGAGGATTTCTTCAGAGAATACCTCAAGATGATGGCGAATATGGTCATCCTGAACTTGCTCATCTGTATTTCGCTGGCGTTCTGGATCGTGTCCATGACTGCAAATACGTACTACG GTACTTTACGACCTATTTCTCCATGGCGCTGGCTTTTTTCAGTCTTGGTTCCACTAATTATTGCTACACAGGGTTTTAAGAAGAAGAGTCTTGATCACAGTGGTGCATTGGGAG gACTGGTGGTTGGATTTATCCTTACAGTCGCAAATTATagtttcttctcttctttgtttgtattttttgttacTTCTTCAAAACTTACTAAGTGGAAAAAAGATATAAAGAAGCAAATAGATTCAGAATACAAAGAAG GTGGCCAGAGGAATTGGGTTCAGGTATTCTGTAATGGTGGTGTTCCTACTGAGCTGGCTCTCTTATATATGATAGAAAATGGACCAGGTGAAATTCCTATTGACTTCTCAAAGGAATACACAGCGTCATGGATGTGCTTATCCCTTTTGGGAGCTTTGGCATGCTCTGCTGGTGATACATGGGCTTCAGAGATTGGTAGTGTTATGAGTAAAAGCAAACCAAGATTGATAACAACCTGGGAACAGGTTCCAGTAG GTACTAATGGAGCAGTTACTTTAGTGGGCCTGATCTCAAGTTTGCTTGGAGGCATGACAGTAGGTATAGCCTACTTTATAACTCAACTCATTTTTGTGACTGATCTGGAAATATCTGCTCCACAATGGCCCATTATAGTGTTTGGTGCAGCAGCTGGCCTACTGGGATCAATAGTTGATTCGTATTTGGGAGCTACGATGCAATACAGTG GTTTTGACCAGACAATTGGCATGGTTGTTAACCACCAAACAAAAGACTCCAAGCACATATCTGGAAAACCTATATTAGACAACAATGCCGtaaatcttttttcttctgtaatcATTGCTCTGGTGCTTCCAGGCACAGCATGGTTTTTCTGGCCAAGGGGTTGA